In Gemmatimonadaceae bacterium, the genomic stretch GTGGAAGTGGAACTCGGCGCCCCCGCCGGGACGACCTCCCGCGTCCTCGACCACCTCTCGGCGCGCCGACTCGTTATGCGCCGCGACGACGGCTACGTCTCGCTCTCGCTTGCCCTGTAGCGTGCGCGCCGGCGCACGCTCCCGATCGCGAGGGACGCCGTGAGTCTCGCCTCCAGCCCTCCCCTGCAGGTGGTCGGCTTCTGGGCCACGCGACGCGGCGACGCCGATCGTGGCCCGCTGGTGAAGCTCCGCCCCGACGACGCCGCCGCGCGCCTCCTCAACGAGGGAGACCTCGTCTGGGTCGAGGGGCCGCGACGGCAGGAGCTGGCCACGGTCGCGCTCGACGCCACGCTCCCGCGCGGTGGTGTGGCGGTGCGCGACATCGCGGGGATCGCAGTCTCGGAAGTGGTGCGACTCGTACACCCGGAGCGCGGGCGGCCTCGGCCATGACGCGCTCGATCGGGAACTGACGCCGGGCGCCCCTCGGTCGTCCTACTTCACGGTTGCTAGCTTATGGCCCCGTGATCCGATTCGCCTCCGTTTCCAAAGAGTATCCGCGCACCGGCGTCGCGCTCAACGACGTCTCGTTCACCGTGAACAAGGGAGAGTTCGTCTTCCTCACGGGGCCGAGTGGCGCCGGCAAGAGCACGATCCTCAAGCTGATCTACTTCGACGAACTCCCGACCCGCGGCGACGTGTGGGTGAGCGGAACACGCTCGAAGGGAGTGTCGCGCAAGGACATTCCGCTTCTGCGGCGCAAGCTGGGCGTCGTCTTCCAGGACTTTCGCCTGCTGGAGGACCGCACGGTGGAGCAGAACGTTGCCTTCGCCCTCGAGGTGATCGGGACGGCGCAGGAGAAGATCCACCCGAAGGTGTCGCGCCTGCTCACGCAGGTGGGGCTCGCCTCCAAGTCGACGAACTTTCCCCGCGAGCTGAGCGGCGGCGAGCAACAGCGCGTCGCCATTGCGCGCGCCCTTGCCAACGACCCGTTCGTCCTCGTGGCCGACGAACCGACGGGGAACCTCGACGATCGCGCCACGCGCGGCGTGTTCCAGTTGCTGCGGGAGATCCA encodes the following:
- the ftsE gene encoding cell division ATP-binding protein FtsE, whose product is MIRFASVSKEYPRTGVALNDVSFTVNKGEFVFLTGPSGAGKSTILKLIYFDELPTRGDVWVSGTRSKGVSRKDIPLLRRKLGVVFQDFRLLEDRTVEQNVAFALEVIGTAQEKIHPKVSRLLTQVGLASKSTNFPRELSGGEQQRVAIARALANDPFVLVADEPTGNLDDRATRGVFQLLREIHAAGTAVVMATHNLELVKRAELRVLEINRGQVVFDSADEKRRAPELTP